gggagcctgccctgaccctgctgtgcgccgctgccaccctggagcagctccaggtAAACATCGCTGGGCCAGAGCCCACAACccaaacctctcctgcaccccgcacccgagcgccctgctgcaccccaccccacactgttgCAGCAGAGTAACCTCTCCAGCTAAGAGGATGAAAGAACAAATGGTAACACTCACCAAGCTACCGAGGTGTCTCTTTTCATGTCCCCATATAAACATCCCTCTTCTTTCAGAGAATTGAGGCTTGCTGCACAAGAGAACAGGTCACAGGGTTTGCAGTACTTGGGGCTAAAGACAGTAAGAAAGCCCACCGTATTCTCCAGCCCAGATGAACCCCGCCCCCAAGAGGTTGAGGCACCACGAGCCTGCACAGGCAGCGGGTGAAGCGCTGCTTCTAGCGCCAcatccagggctggggcagagtcagCCACGCACGAGCTGGTGGGATGCCCGCCCCACTGGGCAAAGTCCTCGCCCGGCAGCTCCCCGGGCCCCTGGCAGGAGGGCCGCGCTCACGCCGCCGGCGAACAGCCCCCCGCCCACCTTTCAAGTCCATCAGGATGAGGCGCGGCGTGTAGGTCTCCTGCCGGCCGAGGGTCCGCCCAGCGCGGTGCAGCACATCGGGGCAGATCTCGCGCCCCGGCGCCTCCGAGTCACGGCACCACGCAGCATCCTGCGGCGGAGAGAGACGGTCGGTGCGAGCAGGAGGCCGCGCCCCTGGCCCCAGGAGCTGCCAGTCCCCAGCACGCCCCGCAGAGCGGCCTCCCGCCGGCCGGAGGGGCCGGGCGAGCCGGCGTCGAGATCAGATGGCCCGGGCAGGCAACGCGAGGCCGGGGAGCGCGTTTGGGCGGGGATTCGGCCGGCGGGCGCGGCAGGGTGCCGCAAGGCGGGCCGGGCCCGCGCCGGGGAAGGTCTCGGTCAAGGCGGGGGAGGCGGCTCGGGGGGGGGCCGACACAGGCCGGGGCCGGGCCGTGGGGGGGCGACACAGGCCGAGGCCGGGGCCGGGCCGTGGGGGGGGGCGACACAGGCCGGGGCcgggccgtggggggggggggccggggccgggccgtGGGGGCGGCTCGAGACAGGACCAGGAGGCTCCACACCTGCAGGTTCCACCAGTGCGCGCCCACGAACCCCGCGTAACTGCCCAGCTGCAGCGTCAGCACCGCCCGCGGGCTCCCGCCCGCCTCGAACATACTTCAACCGCTAGCCCCGGGACGGGCTGGAGGCGGGGCTTTGACTACTTACTTGGTCCCATTGGCTGAAGTACTTGTCATTTGAGAGTCTCACCAATCCGCAACTAATGCCGCAAAATGTAGGAGGGCCATCTCCTGATTGGAAGCGGCGCAGCAGCGACCGGGTCATGTAACCTAGCAACGCAGTCACGTGCGACTTCGCCGGCTGTCAATCTTCGCGCCGGTTGCGATTGGGCCGCCCCGGCCCTAGACTCCACCGTCGGACGGGTTGGGAGCTCGCGAGACCTCGCTTTCGCCTGCGCGCGCAGAGACCCCACTTGCCCCGCGAGCCCACGGCCCCCTCCCCTCAGGCCGCCTACAGCGCCCGCCCCGTGAcacccccgcccgccccgcctGGCCTGAGACGTCTCCTCCCTCCAGGCCGCCTATAGCGCCACCCCGTGACACCCCCGCCCGCCCCACCTGGCCTGAGACGTCTCCTCCCTCCAGGCCGCCTATAGCACCAGCCCCATGACACCCCCGCCCGCCCTGAGAcatctcctccctccaggccGCCTATGGCGCTAACCCTGTGACGCCCCCGCCTGCCCTGAGACATCTTCTCCCTCCAGGCCACCTATAGCGCCAGCCCTGTGACACCCCCGCCTGGCCTGAGACGTTCCCTCCCTCCAGGTTGCCTATAGCACCAGCCCCGTGACACCCTCCGCCAGCCCCACCTGGCCTGAGACATCTCCTCCCCACAGGGCCGCCGCAACCCACCAGTACCACAGAACATGTAGGCAGGAGAGCGAACAGCTGGAGACTGCTCGCAAGCCCCCTGCTCATTCAACATCAGACAGCACAGACCTACACCGCTCTCCATTTATTGTTGGTGCAGCCTCATCACAGCTTCTCCTAGAGAAACCCTGACAGGGTCAGTTGCAGaagccctgccccaaccctgttcTTTCCCCCtctatccctgcagcccctcctcggCTAGTGCAGAGCTCTCCTCCTCACCCAGCTTTTCCACAAAGTCTTTCCCTGTCAGGGCTGGGAAAGACAGCTCAGTTCTTTCTGCCTAGCGAAGCAGCCAAGGGGACATATGATCTTATTAAAAGCCAGCAGTGGCTGCCAGCAAAGATGCCTTAGTGTTAGAGATAAGCAGAGATCCGTTCCAGCTGCCAGGGGTTGGAGTTGCTGAGAAACAGCAGTTCCTTTCTCCCTTCTTCTGTTCTGGCTGaaacaaacagagaaaaggaACCCTGTCAACACATCAGCAAGTTCTTCAGTTGTATTAGCATTCCAATGTACTGGCCTTGAAAGCTTTATTaaaaattcatagattcaaaggccagaagggaccactgtgatcattgatgccctgtataacacagccccATCCAACTTCCCCACAAGAATTCCTAGagcatttctttttcaaaaacatccaatcttcatttttaaatggtcagtTATGGAGGCTCCACCCCAACCATTGGTACAGTGTTTCAAATTATCCTCACTATCCACTATTTGCTCCTCATATCTGgtttgaatttgcctagcttTTACTTCTAGTCattagatcatgttatacttttctctgctaagattgaagagtccattatcaaatatttgtagatACTTACaaactaatcaagtcaccccttaaccttctctttcataACCAAATAGATTGAGCACCTAGAGTCTATCATTATAAGTCACATTTTGTAATCTTTTAATTGTTCTCATGGCCCATCTCAATcctctccaattcatcaacatccttGTTGAATTGTGGAcagcaaaactggatgcaatagtTCATCAGTGGTTCCActagtgccaaacacagaggtaaaataacattGCTACTCCCACTTGAGAGCCCCCTCTTTATCAATCAAGGACTGTAATGGCCCTGTTACTCACAGCATCACAAtatgagctcatgttcagctgactatccacTACAacgcccaaatctttttcagtcactgctttctaAGATTGAGTCCTCCATCCTGAAAGTATAGCCTACATTCTTGGTTGCTAGATGCTTACACTTAGTCATCCTCAAACACATAGTTTGTTTGCACCTAGTTTACCAATTGATCTAGATCTGTCAGCGACCTGTTACAGGCCTTTGTTGCCCCCATCACTCCCACTTAGTCATAATAGTTAGCCATTGGCTTAAAACCTGAAGCAGGtggttttatatcccttccaaaatttggCAATATTAACtataacaagaatatccaaaaGTTATCAGTGTTCAATCCCTCTTTGACTCTTGCTAATTCTTGAATTCCACAGCTAGTTCTGAATTTGTCACCCTTCACTTTTACTGAATAGCTGCTGTTATGAAACAACAGAAGCTCCCACTCTGctcttgattattttttattaaaatacaccccttttcccccttatttatctCCATTCTAAGATAAGTgatcccagtcttttaaatctgcCTCACGTGTGTTTTTCCAGGCCCTTGATATAATTAATTACCCTTCTTTCAAAACCATCTAATTCTACAATATCCTTTTTGTGTTGGGATGATTAGTACCgctcacagtattccagaagagaCAAACCATTGACTTATaacatattttctgtattaatCTCCAGCCTATTCCTTATGCATTGTAACAGTTTGCTTTTTAGAGCACAGCTGCAGTTAGCCAAGCTCTTCATTAACTACCCCAGAATGGTGTCCAGGTCTTTTTTTGAGTTGATACTGTTCATTTAGAATGCTGAAGGAATCTGAGTAGTTCAACATTCTGCCTGCTGTAATTTATGTTCCTGTTTATTGGCTTCATTAAGGTTAGATTTCCAAGTTTTGAACCTTGTTGTAgcggtgttggtcccaggatattagagacacaaggtgggtgagggaaggtggttcaataaaagattttacctcacccactttgtctctctaagtTTTCAACCTTGTCATTGAGCCACACTGGTTTATTTCAGGCCTTATATTGTTTTAAGTAGCATCCATGCCATATCTAAGAATTTCACTTCCTTTGCTTTTGACTTTAGGACCTTTTGTCTAGTTTCCTCATTTTAGTGCAGTCTCCCTTTCTAAAGTTTAGTGTAGCTGTTTTACTTTGTTATCCTACATCCCCATAggatggcagccctcagcttgactgtttttctgaacccacagtccaggtcgacgactcctgtgtctgaccaggagttgggaggatttggggggaacccgggcccaccctctactctgggttccagcccaggaccctgtggaatgaagctgtctagagtgcctcctggaacagctgtgcgacagctacaactaactccctgggctacttccccacggcctcctcccaacaccttctttatcctcaccataggaccttcctcctggtgtctgataatgcttgtacccctcagtcctccaacagtccgcgttctcactctcagctcctagcgcctcttgctcccagctcctcacatgcacaccacaaactgaagtgagctcctttttaaaacccaggtgccctgattagcctgccttaattgattctagtagcttcctgattggctgcaggtgttctaatcagcatgtggtcttaattgtctccagaaggttcctaattgttctgaaaccttccctgttaccttacccagggaaaagggacctacttagcctggggctaatatatctgccttctattacgcTCCTgtagcctgaccctgtcacatattcctccccccccccccaacactatagggttgggcaacttgggacgtcaggcagtgtactcgagacaagccatctgcattgccatggtggcttccagtccggtgttgtatggtgaattggaaaggttgtagggacaggaaccatctggtcacccttgcattcttctctttatttcgctgcatccactggaggggtgcatggtcggtcacaagggtaaaccatcatcccagaaggtaataacatagtgtttccatggcccatttcacagctaggcacaaTTTGGATCtctcattcagccggcgaaagtcattacaaaacctagtggtgccatcgggtttgggcatcaacacaatcgggcttgaccactgactgtgggactcttcaatgactcccagctccaacatcctttttacctctgctttgatctcctccctttttgttgCTGGAacccgatagggccttaaagttaccttttccccagggtctgtgataatgtggtgatatgctttgaTTGTCcagcctggtttggttgaaaacacgtcctggtatcggttgatGCCAAGAACCTCTAGCATGTCCTCCAGACTCggggactcagttcgtaaccactttcgtgcgagatggatgaggtcataatTGGGAGcgcagggttttgttttcctagcacctccactcatgatattgcTGGTCCCGCACTGCGGttgttaccccagatctggccaggatctctgctttcagctgggggtagtctgccgcagcctcttcaggcaaatcatagtaggccttctgggcctccccgcacaggaatggagcgaggatgccagaccactgttctcggggccaagcctcccgcagggctgtcctctcaaaggccaggaggtatgcctctacatcatcctcctgTGTCATTTTCTGCAGCAAATTGCTGgcccgcactacctcctccattgtggtgaaaaaaaataaaaatagaccctcccccctcttccccccccccccaacaccctcctCTTTCCACCACGCTGTGTATACCAAATCCCACTTCttacaccagttgtgacaaagttcctcctctaccttggtgggtcttctgctttttggtggatttgctcgccttggagcttcatggcagcagggaaaagggacctacttagcctggggctaatatatctgcctcctattactctcctgtagccatctggcccgaccctgtcacaattgCAAGACACAGCAATGCTATTTTCTATTTAATTATAACCCAAAAAAGATTACCTTCATTTCAGGATCTAAATATgaccttttaagaaaaaaattcattggGAAGAGAAGGTTTGTGTTTGatgaaatatgcatttctttATGCTTGGTGATAATGTGTATGTTTATTATAAGGGCAATGTAAGATCTAGATTGTCCCTTTTCCTTTAAattcttagatttttttaaatacaataggTAGCTTTATTATTAGCACTTAGctttaaaaacaggtttcttGGTTTGAGTTAACAGCTGGAATAATGGTATGAAGGGCACAGAGCTCATCTTTCTCTGTGATGGAGATGGAAGTTGAAATACTACAGCTGTCTTCATTCCTTTGCATGGGAGGGGGGCGGAACTCACCTCTGTCATGTTGAAGCCACTTGCGGTCAAGGTAATACTGATAACAGCTCTCAAACTCTCGCTGACTATAGTTGGAAACCCGGATGGGAATGAAAGGGTCCAGTGTGTCAAAACCCTCCTGGAAGGGAAAACAAACTGTGAGGCAGACAGAATGGTCTGAGCTGCGGAAGGATAAGGCACAGCCTAGCCATGAGGAAGCTCAGGTAGAACTGCTTCGAAAAAGAATAGCTCTATGGTTCGTGTAACCCAGGAAAGCAATTAAAACACAGAGAATAAGTGACCTCTGAGATACTCTGGTTATTTGTGCAAAAGGGGGCTAGTGAAAGAGCAAAAAGGTGAGAATGAGAAGTCAAAAAGCAGGAGCACTGGGGCAGACTGGGCTGGACAACCTGTTTCACCATGTTCGGAGGCAAGTTCCCCCCATCCCTTTCACACACAGGCCAAGCTGAAGAATGAGACTATGACAAAGTTAGATAAAGAGTGTAAGGAACAATTTGAGAGATATGGCGGTTAGTAGCCACACTGTAATAGGGAGTCTGAGCCAAGCATAAGGGACAGCATGCAAGAATGACTGAACAGAGCAAGAATGATTCAGCTCATCATATCTACTGGGGAAGTAGGTCCCAAACCAGTATTCTTATTTCTGTTGCTTTACATGTACCAATGCAGAGGAAGACAGAGGCCATAACTCACCTTTCCCAGCAACTCGTGGGGCAAATAAGCAGAACGTGGTTTGAAGAGAGAGCCCGTCTGGCTAAGAGTGGTCACAATGGCACCGCCATTCTGAAACATAGAGCTGGATTAGAAGGAGTCTTAGGTATAGGACATACACCTCACCTGTCTAGAATCATTAACCGTCTCCTGTGATATCCTGCATTTTCCTTCTGGATCCTGTAATTAccttcagtcccagcttctcctAGGCAATGTGTGGAACAGAACAGAAGTACTGGCTGCGAAGTGCACCCAACTACTCTAGTCACAGCAGGATGCAGTGCAGAGAGCAAGGAAGAAGCACTGGTTCTTGTGCAGCTCTTCCCAGGAGATAGTGCTGAAGGGAATGGGACAGAAGCACTGATTACAGAGACTTCAGGATGGGAGTGAAGTAGCTATAGGATCTCCACACtactcaggggtttgagcattggcctgctaaacccagggttgtgagttcaatccttgagggggccattctgcctcaggctgctctcccagccagcagcaccatcTGCTACTAACctacccctccctccgtgaaagcaacggccgacaatcgtttcggACCTCTACTGGGAGAAGCTGGAACTGAAATAGCTTTTTCACTGGGTGGCACTGTACAGAATCTGAGAAGAGGCTATGATGGTTTCCCAGTCATTCCAGGCCTGGCCACTACGAGCAGACATTCAGCACAAAAGAAAAAGGTAACTGGAGGCGATAaagcaagggtgggcaaactacggcccagccCGCGAGCCGCACCATGCGGCTCAGCCCCATTCCAGCACTCTGGCCGGGGCACTGGGTTGGGGGCTGGACCATGCGGCTCGGCCTGGCTCCAATGCTCCAGCCCgggagctgggttggggccaCACCACATGGGTCGgccccgctctggtgctccagccggcGTGCTGGGTTGGGGCTGCACCACGCAGCTCGGCCCTGCTCCAACACTCCTGCTGGGCCGCAGGGTCGGGGCCAAaccacgtggctcccagaagccgcagcatggccctgctctggctcctacgccctccaatgggagctgcaggggcggtgcctgcagatggtggagcgtacagagccacctggctatgcctccgtgtaggagctggagaagggacatgccactgcttctggtagccacttgaggtaagcacctctcagagcctgcatcccctgagcctctccccatgccccaatcccctgccccagtcctgatccccctcccactctccaagcccctcgatcccagcctggagcaccctcctgcaccccaaacctctcatccccagccccatcccagagcccacacccccagccagaatcTGCACCcgttcctgcacccctgccccagccctgatctccttccagccctctgaacccctcggtcccagcccagaacaccctcctacaccccaaactcctcatccccaacccctattttgtgagcattcatggccagccatacaatttctattcccctaTGTGGCCCGAGGGgcacaaagtttgcccacccctgcgatAAAGTGAGGCATCTGTTATGCAGTCAAGATTGTTTAAACAGCTTTCAATTGAAACATCTCTCCACCACATTCTTTAAAAGCTTTTCCTGGAATACATCTGTCAGTGAAAGGAAGAAATGGAATAAATGTAAAACTACTAAACAGAGGTAACTCCCCCAAGTCATACAGCTCTGTAAATTCCCAGTAGGAAGCCCCTCAGAAGGTCTCACTGCTCTGGACATCAGCATTTAGCTCTGAACATCGTGCAATGACTTGCCAGCAAGCCCACAAATGCACTCACCCAGTCATTCACCACCATCTTCCTCAGATTGTGGACTAACGTCAGTTCCTCTGGAGAAACCTAATGATGACAGAATGTCAGGTATAGCTGGTTAGAGAAATCACTGtctcccagctcctctcccacccATGAGGTTCCTTTGGATGCTTAAACAAGCAAAAAACCCCAGAGCACAACAGCAGCTTAACAGTGACTGCAGTGAAAGAACTATTTGGAGCTTCCTTCAGAGATGCCGTTGAGATTTTTAGAGGCTGTCCGAAACACAAGCATGCACAAGAAGAAGGCAGAAGCTTTTCCACAGGCAGCCATCTGCCATGAGATCAGTTTCTGGGAATCGGATACTGGTAAGCTGATCCATTCCATGCCATACAGGCACTACTAAATTTGAATTCATTAGCCACATGGCAAACACAACATGAATTAATTTGATTAAGGCAATTATGTCACCCTTCTATGGGAAAAGCTACAACGGAGCACAATATTCCACCTAGCAAGAACCTCAAAGAGCAGTTCTGAAGTCTCAACAGTCTACCACTATTATTTACTCTTAGCCCTTCTCAACTCAGGACTTCCACTTGCTTTCCCTCTCTGTAGGCCTGGCATCATCCTTGATACCAGTCTCTTCTTCCACATCTCCTGTGTTGGCAGATCTAGTCATGTGCTAGACCCTACCCAGGCCCTAATCCCCTCTCACCTGGACTATTAAAATTCTTAAcgtaagaacggtcatactggatcacaccaaaggttcatctagcccagtatcctgtcttctgacagtggccaatgccagatgcttcagaggaaatgaacagggcaattatcaagttaTCCATCTccagttgtccagtcccagcttcatgCTAGTCACAGGTTTAGGGATatctggagcatggggttgcatccctgaccatcttggctaatagccattgatggacttatccttcacaaacttttctaattcttttctgaacccagttatacttttgtccttcacaacattccctggcaatgagttccataagttgactgtgcattctatgaagaagtttgttttaaatctgctgcctattaatttcattgggtgaccccaatTCTTGTGCTACGTGAAgaggtaaacaacacttccctattcactttctccaaaccattcacgattttacagatctctatcatatcgccACCCaccttactcatctcttttctaaaatgaacagtcatggtatttttaatctctcctcataccaAAGCTGATCCATATTCCTAATAACTTTTGTTGtcctttgtaccttttccaattctaatatatatcttttttgagatggggtgaccagaactgcttgcagtattcaagatgtgtgcataccatggatttatatagtgacattaggatattttctgttttatttcctaatagttcctaactttttgttagttttgtttttgtttttttaactgccacTGCACACAGAACAGAGGTTTTCAGAGAGCGATCCATGacaactccaagatctttttcttgagtgggagcagctaatttagacccatcattttgcatttataattgggattattttttccaatgtgcattattctacatttatcaacattgataaGGCCTCTCCAAATCCATGAGGCTACTACCCCCATCCCACCTTCTTCCTCATACTGACCTGGGTTCCTTTGCATTTCAGGATCCAATTCAAAATTGCCCTCCCTGTTTTTGAACCCTTATAGAATGTGACTCTCCTCACATCTTCTCACCTAGCActggtccccgtccccccccaccaTGCCTTCACACCCTCAGCAGCATAGGTGTGAGAACATTTTCCTCTGCAGCACCTTCCACCTGAACCATGCTCCTTGCATATTTCTGCCTCAGCGACTCTCCAATTCCTTCAAAATCCAGCTTGGAAGCCTCTTGTTTGCTTATATCATGTAAATGCCTTCTTCCTTTGCTATTATTTAACATTGTCATTGTATTTAACCTCAAGAATTTTGGAGGAGCAGATTTATGAAAATAACTACACAAAATAAAGCTGTATATTGGCAAGGGTGTTGAGCAAAATGAATGCCCTCCTGTTCTTTATTGTGTGAAGTCATTCACTTTCATATTCTGCACTGCAGAATCCTCATTGGAGAGCTACAGTTTGCAGAATCCTCTGAGTTAGAGAAGCTTTATAACTGCTAGAACTTAATAGCCCCGGAAACAATCATCATCCAAAGGGGGAACCAAACCCTCCCCTTAGGTTTCTCAATTTGTGTTAGCCACAAAAAAGGAAGGTAATTTCCTACAGCACTTTTGTCTTTCTTCCTCAGTGTTGTCCGTCCCCAGAGAGCATTGATTCCATCCACTGCCACCAGAAGTCTAAATGAACCAAGAGGACACTGCTTCTTTAACTCTTTCAGCACAACCCCCACAGCATCACTGGCATTCTTCACTCGCGTTAAACCCTACAAATAGATTGGTATACAACATTAGCAAAGGGAGAGAATGCAGGCCATGTGCAGTCAGGAAGCCTTGGCACCAACTTCTCTATGAGGATCTAAAAGATGGGACAGAAGAGACCTAAGACTCTGTCCTCCCCTCCCAAAGGGGCACCATGGTCTAATAAATAGATTGAGCATAGGGATAGGTGTCAGCAACtcatgagttctaatcccagctctgacacagactgTTTGTGTGTCCTCCTTGAGAGGTCTAGTTCCATGCTTTGGTCTTCCCATCTACAAGGTGGAGATAACAACCCTTCCAACTTCCCAGGACTAATGTTTACACAATGCTTTAGAAGCACTAAATATAGTTCTTCTCCCCATTCCCTTCACTGGGCATCATGTCTCATTTTCGTATTATTGACAGGGTCCAACAATACCATAGGCAATTGTCATTCCCTCACCTGTTCTACCACTTCACCCAGTGGTCTGCCCTTCTCAGTGCTTTCCCGTTTGCTCCACATATACGTCTGTTGTGTTTTTATCTGTAATAAAAGGAGaattggggcagggggtagggtaATTGAACGTAGATGGAGAGTGTGAACTGCCAAGCTCCCACTTCAGGGGCAACTCAACAAACCTGGGCAGTAGGAGCCCCCACTCCGCTCTAGAGGTGCTGGGAAAGAGCTACAGAATGGCATTTCTTGGTGCAGCATCCCTCAGTGATATAATGACCAAAATCTCAGACTTCCCCCAGTGGTGGGACCCCTTTGCAAACACAGGATCTTTAATGCATTTCCAACCCCACTGAAATCTACCTCCAAATAAACTACGtgataaatgaaaaaagaaaaggagtacttgtggtaccttagagactaacaaatttatttgagcacaagctttcatgagctacagctcacttcatcggatgcattcagtgccacaagtactccttttctttttgcgaatacagactaacacggctgctactctgatacgtGATTAATAGTAAGTTATCCAATGTGAATGCTCATTCACTACCAACACAGGAAATGCTTctcaaaaaaaatgaacagatcCGTAGACCCCATTCCACTGGACAGACATTCCAAGTGAGGGAGCAATCCCCCTGAAATTTCCAGGAGAAGCTGTTCTTGTAGGTTTTCCCTGGTTCCTAATCCAGGGACTCAGTAGAATTTACTGACCTCTTTTAAGAAGTGGTCATTTGAAGTTTTGAAATTCTTAAGCCAGGTAGATGCTTCCAGAGGCTGGTCAAACCGCTCTTTGTTATAGGAGGACTGCATAAGCTCCCTGCAATTCTTCACCCAGAGGTGAGCTGTGAAGCAGAAACAAAACGAGACAAACAATTGTCCCGTTTAGTTAAGGGTAACTGCATGCTTTTTTTCTGGTCCTTTTTCCTCATTCTTCTCTATTCACCACAGAAAGCCACTATGCCATATAATGAGCATACCCCACCCTTGGGGAAATAGCCACTCAGCAAACACGCACCATGATTT
The sequence above is a segment of the Chelonia mydas isolate rCheMyd1 chromosome 24, rCheMyd1.pri.v2, whole genome shotgun sequence genome. Coding sequences within it:
- the DAP3 gene encoding 28S ribosomal protein S29, mitochondrial, which codes for MLRSVKGVICQGPKLDSGYFLHASARAWFSAAVNLDAQIPAEKPRAVFRTNESNPANHAEQHEGQHYSIPLQEVKVVFPHGLPYRFQMQMKTFNESCLMVRKPALELLGYLKSTNLAHPAIRYVIYGEKGTGKTMTLCHAVHYCAKQDWLVLHIPDAHLWVKNCRELMQSSYNKERFDQPLEASTWLKNFKTSNDHFLKEIKTQQTYMWSKRESTEKGRPLGEVVEQGLTRVKNASDAVGVVLKELKKQCPLGSFRLLVAVDGINALWGRTTLRKKDKSAVSPEELTLVHNLRKMVVNDWNGGAIVTTLSQTGSLFKPRSAYLPHELLGKEGFDTLDPFIPIRVSNYSQREFESCYQYYLDRKWLQHDRARTEEGRKELLFLSNSNPWQLERISAYL